A window of Mycolicibacterium fluoranthenivorans contains these coding sequences:
- a CDS encoding sigma 54 modulation/S30EA ribosomal C-terminal domain-containing protein translates to MTDEVQPAPAFAVEVTTHGELPDAAGYARAKIGSLGQLFASPASRAHVSVTRRRDPAVEHPVVAHANLEIDGHVLTAEAEADAAREAVDMLEARLRRRLVHHLEWKSRQHRPGLAPPWRSPQVDGAGVPEESGHLVRRKSFSTVPCSVDVAIAELELFGYDFHLFREIGSGAAAVVYRGGPTGYRLALVAPALAPQVAPFERLVTVSPHPLPCLTEDQALERLALLGTPFLFFVEASEGRAGVLYRRLDGDFGLITPAAA, encoded by the coding sequence ATGACTGATGAGGTGCAGCCCGCACCCGCCTTCGCCGTCGAGGTCACCACGCACGGTGAGCTCCCGGATGCCGCTGGGTACGCACGCGCCAAAATCGGCAGTCTGGGCCAGCTTTTCGCGTCGCCCGCGTCCAGAGCGCACGTCAGCGTGACACGTCGCCGCGATCCGGCCGTCGAGCATCCGGTGGTCGCCCACGCGAATCTGGAGATCGACGGTCACGTGTTGACCGCGGAGGCAGAGGCAGATGCGGCGCGTGAGGCGGTCGACATGCTGGAGGCGCGGCTACGGCGACGTCTCGTGCATCATCTGGAGTGGAAGAGCCGCCAGCACCGCCCGGGTCTGGCGCCACCCTGGCGCAGCCCGCAGGTCGATGGGGCCGGGGTACCGGAGGAATCCGGACACCTTGTTCGGCGCAAGTCGTTCTCGACCGTGCCGTGCTCGGTGGACGTGGCGATCGCCGAACTGGAACTGTTCGGCTACGACTTCCATCTTTTCCGCGAGATCGGTTCGGGTGCAGCCGCCGTCGTGTATCGGGGCGGACCAACCGGGTATCGGCTCGCCCTGGTGGCCCCGGCACTCGCACCCCAGGTGGCTCCCTTCGAACGACTGGTGACCGTCAGTCCGCATCCGCTGCCCTGCCTGACCGAGGACCAGGCTCTGGAGCGGCTGGCCCTGCTCGGAACCCCTTTCCTGTTCTTCGTCGAAGCCAGCGAAGGCCGGGCCGGTGTGCTGTATCGGCGCCTCGACGGCGACTTCGGACTGATCACGCCCGCGGCGGCGTAG
- a CDS encoding erythromycin esterase family protein produces MTTARRTVGAGQPRRMFRDRREAGRVLASLLGGYRGKSGVVVLGLARGGIPVAWEVAAALGVPLDAFIVRKLGAPGHSEFAMGALASGGRVVVNDDVIRALRVTPQQLRDTTEREARELSRREAAYRAGRPPVELAGKTVILVDDGLATGASMLAAVQALRDMDPAEIVVAVPAAPESTCREFEAIVEDVVCASMPTPFLAVGESFWDFAQVTDAEVSELLATPTVGIATARLRLAESPAEVIARCAVDAPSGVPPKEALDEIIGDARVVLIGESSHGTAEFYQARAEITKWLIEEKGFCAVAAEADWPDAYRVNRYVRGQGTDGSADEALRGFERFPSWMWRNTVVRDFVGWLRAHNASRRAENDRETGFYGLDLYSLHRSMQEVVDYLDNVDPVAAQRARERYACFDRTSSSDDGQSYGYAAAFGAGMSCERQVVDQLVDLQRNGLQYARRDGLLAEDDLFYAQQNALTVRNAEKYYRAMFGSRVTSWNLRDQHMFQTLTALRAHLGRSAEGEPTRIVVWAHNSHVGDARATEVGIDGQLTLGQLVREGYGEQARLIGFTTYSGTVTAATEWGGVAERKVVRPALNGSVEELLHEVDRPEFLVSADISRDAEEPLDTVRLGRAIGVIYLPATERQSHYYHVRPGDQFDAIIHLDRTTALEPLELTSTWVAGQTPETYPTGL; encoded by the coding sequence ATGACCACAGCGCGACGGACTGTAGGTGCAGGTCAGCCGAGACGAATGTTCCGCGATCGCCGGGAGGCCGGCCGTGTCCTGGCCAGCCTGCTGGGCGGCTACCGCGGTAAGTCGGGTGTCGTGGTGCTCGGGTTGGCCCGTGGCGGCATTCCGGTGGCGTGGGAAGTGGCTGCGGCGCTGGGAGTTCCGCTGGATGCCTTCATCGTTCGCAAACTCGGTGCGCCCGGGCACAGCGAGTTCGCGATGGGCGCGCTGGCCAGTGGTGGGCGGGTGGTCGTCAACGATGACGTCATCCGGGCGTTGCGGGTGACGCCGCAGCAGCTGCGTGACACCACCGAACGTGAGGCCCGCGAACTCAGCCGGCGTGAGGCGGCGTACCGGGCTGGCCGTCCACCGGTTGAGCTTGCGGGCAAGACTGTCATCCTGGTCGACGACGGCCTGGCCACCGGTGCCAGCATGCTGGCGGCGGTTCAAGCGCTACGGGATATGGACCCGGCCGAGATCGTGGTGGCCGTACCTGCGGCACCGGAGTCGACATGTCGGGAATTCGAAGCGATCGTCGAGGATGTCGTCTGCGCCTCGATGCCCACACCGTTCCTTGCGGTGGGGGAGTCATTCTGGGATTTCGCCCAAGTCACCGATGCCGAGGTGAGCGAACTGCTGGCCACACCGACTGTCGGTATCGCCACCGCGCGACTCCGCCTCGCCGAATCGCCCGCCGAGGTCATCGCCCGTTGCGCGGTCGATGCGCCATCAGGTGTGCCCCCGAAGGAGGCGCTCGACGAGATCATCGGTGACGCACGGGTCGTGCTGATCGGTGAGAGTTCGCACGGCACGGCCGAGTTTTATCAGGCCCGCGCGGAGATCACGAAGTGGTTGATCGAAGAGAAGGGTTTCTGCGCCGTGGCGGCGGAAGCCGACTGGCCCGACGCATATCGGGTGAATCGGTATGTCCGGGGCCAGGGCACCGATGGCTCGGCCGATGAGGCTTTGCGCGGTTTCGAGCGCTTCCCGTCCTGGATGTGGCGCAACACCGTGGTGCGTGACTTTGTGGGGTGGTTGCGCGCACACAACGCCTCGCGGCGCGCGGAGAATGACCGTGAGACCGGCTTCTACGGCCTGGATCTCTACAGCCTGCACCGTTCGATGCAGGAGGTGGTCGACTATCTGGACAATGTGGATCCCGTTGCCGCGCAACGAGCGCGAGAGCGCTATGCCTGCTTTGATCGTACGTCGTCGTCCGACGACGGCCAGTCCTACGGGTATGCCGCGGCTTTCGGCGCCGGAATGTCCTGTGAACGGCAGGTGGTCGACCAGCTGGTGGATCTGCAGCGCAATGGGCTGCAGTATGCGCGCCGCGACGGACTCCTCGCCGAGGACGACCTGTTCTACGCGCAGCAGAACGCGCTGACCGTGCGCAATGCGGAAAAGTACTACCGGGCGATGTTCGGCAGCCGGGTCACCTCCTGGAATCTGCGAGATCAACACATGTTCCAGACCTTGACAGCCCTGCGCGCGCATCTTGGGCGCAGCGCAGAAGGGGAACCGACACGGATTGTGGTGTGGGCGCACAATTCTCATGTCGGTGACGCACGGGCCACCGAGGTGGGTATCGACGGGCAGCTGACCCTGGGCCAGTTGGTCCGGGAAGGATATGGCGAGCAGGCACGGCTGATCGGATTCACGACATACTCCGGCACGGTCACCGCTGCCACCGAGTGGGGTGGTGTAGCAGAGCGAAAGGTGGTCCGGCCGGCGCTCAACGGCAGTGTCGAAGAACTTCTGCACGAGGTCGACCGGCCGGAGTTCCTGGTGTCCGCGGATATCAGCCGGGATGCCGAGGAGCCGCTGGACACCGTCCGCCTGGGCCGAGCGATCGGGGTCATCTACCTGCCCGCCACCGAACGGCAGAGTCACTACTACCACGTCCGGCCGGGGGACCAGTTCGACGCGATCATCCACCTCGACCGGACCACTGCGCTGGAACCTCTGGAACTCACCAGCACCTGGGTTGCCGGCCAGACTCCGGAAACCTACCCCACGGGCCTGTGA
- a CDS encoding Hsp20/alpha crystallin family protein produces MNNVAVPQRHLPTWPDISEFLSGFPAWSSLRPTFIGHPIKVEDDIKDGKYELRAELPGVDPDKDVDITIRNGILTIKAERSEKKESNGRSEFAYGSFTRSVTLPAGADEEGIKATYDKGILNVSVPVNEAEAPGKHVTIESAK; encoded by the coding sequence ATGAACAACGTCGCTGTCCCACAGCGCCATCTGCCGACCTGGCCGGACATCTCGGAGTTCCTTTCGGGCTTCCCGGCGTGGTCAAGCCTTCGCCCGACCTTCATCGGCCACCCGATCAAAGTCGAGGACGACATCAAAGACGGAAAATACGAGCTGCGCGCCGAGCTTCCAGGCGTCGATCCCGATAAGGACGTCGATATCACCATCCGCAACGGGATCCTGACGATCAAGGCCGAGCGCAGCGAGAAGAAGGAATCCAACGGCCGCTCGGAGTTCGCGTACGGCTCCTTCACGCGGTCGGTGACCCTGCCCGCCGGAGCCGACGAGGAAGGCATCAAGGCGACCTACGACAAAGGGATCCTCAACGTGTCGGTTCCGGTGAACGAAGCCGAGGCACCCGGTAAGCACGTCACAATCGAATCGGCGAAGTAA
- a CDS encoding universal stress protein, which produces MEGEIDIPPVVVGIDGSDAAVNAAQWAVDEATGRHAPLRLIYVINDERWPGTVHSDTQAEVDSARRALDRATEAVRNTGKPVTATGAVLRGHPDKVLITESANASLVCMGSKGIGWAASKVLGSTAESVAAQAHCPVAIIRHSEGSPPIRTGGVIVVGFRRAGHEDRVFQQALEEARLRHCALIAVGLWQEDFGEAPYDELERCVQQWQSRYPDVRAYPVASRADLPRFLADNADGHIQLAVIGADDADQVANIVGPQGHSLVEHGRCSVLIAR; this is translated from the coding sequence ATGGAAGGTGAGATCGACATCCCACCCGTCGTGGTGGGGATCGATGGGTCGGACGCGGCGGTGAACGCGGCGCAGTGGGCCGTCGACGAAGCCACCGGTCGTCATGCGCCGCTGCGCCTGATCTACGTGATCAACGACGAGCGATGGCCCGGGACCGTGCACAGTGACACCCAGGCCGAGGTCGACTCCGCTCGACGTGCCCTCGACCGCGCCACGGAAGCCGTGCGAAACACCGGCAAGCCTGTCACGGCCACTGGCGCGGTGTTGCGGGGCCATCCGGACAAGGTGTTGATCACGGAATCCGCCAACGCATCGTTGGTGTGCATGGGATCGAAGGGCATCGGTTGGGCGGCCAGCAAGGTACTCGGTTCGACAGCTGAATCAGTTGCTGCGCAGGCACACTGCCCGGTGGCGATCATCCGGCACAGCGAAGGGTCACCTCCGATCCGTACAGGTGGCGTCATCGTGGTCGGCTTCCGACGAGCGGGACACGAAGACCGTGTGTTCCAACAGGCGCTGGAAGAAGCCAGACTCCGTCACTGCGCGCTCATAGCCGTGGGCTTGTGGCAGGAGGACTTCGGCGAAGCCCCCTACGACGAATTGGAACGGTGCGTCCAGCAGTGGCAGAGCCGCTATCCCGATGTGCGCGCCTATCCGGTTGCCAGCCGGGCCGACCTGCCCAGGTTTCTGGCCGACAACGCCGACGGCCACATACAGCTGGCCGTCATCGGTGCCGACGATGCCGACCAGGTGGCGAATATCGTCGGACCGCAAGGCCATTCGCTCGTCGAGCACGGCCGGTGTTCGGTGCTGATCGCACGATGA
- a CDS encoding universal stress protein, whose protein sequence is MSTDAVSTGKPLGIVVAADGSPASRVAVDWAARDAELRGATLTVVHVVPTGTMVSWMDVPISEEYWAERDRLAEKVLTDAVGVAADAISEHPGVVVQRRLLSAPVVPALVALSADADMVVVGCRGLGGVGRLLLGSVSSGLVHGAHCPVAVIRDEDPLMPDPAHAPVVVGIDGSPASELATEIAFEEATRRGVELVAVHVWSDRSDDLATPYWGDLQRTAEVMLAGHLKEWTKRYPEVTVRPVLECNHPARQLLTHADKAQLLVVGSHGRGGFAGMLLGSVSSAVVHAARMPVIVARAD, encoded by the coding sequence ATGAGCACCGATGCAGTATCGACGGGAAAGCCACTCGGCATCGTCGTGGCAGCCGACGGATCGCCCGCATCCCGAGTTGCCGTCGATTGGGCAGCTCGGGATGCCGAGCTGCGCGGGGCCACGCTCACGGTCGTACATGTGGTGCCGACCGGCACAATGGTCTCCTGGATGGACGTACCGATCTCGGAAGAGTACTGGGCAGAGCGTGATCGGCTCGCGGAGAAGGTCCTCACCGATGCAGTCGGCGTGGCTGCCGACGCCATCTCCGAGCACCCGGGTGTGGTCGTTCAGCGCCGGCTCCTGTCGGCTCCCGTGGTTCCTGCGCTGGTGGCGTTGTCCGCGGACGCCGATATGGTCGTGGTCGGTTGCCGCGGGCTCGGCGGAGTGGGCCGATTGCTCCTCGGGTCCGTCTCGTCCGGCCTGGTGCACGGGGCGCACTGTCCGGTAGCGGTCATCCGCGACGAGGACCCACTGATGCCCGACCCGGCACACGCGCCGGTGGTGGTGGGCATCGACGGTTCCCCGGCGTCCGAGTTGGCGACCGAGATCGCCTTCGAAGAGGCCACCCGGCGGGGTGTGGAGCTTGTCGCCGTGCACGTCTGGAGTGACCGCAGCGACGACCTGGCCACACCGTACTGGGGCGACCTGCAACGAACGGCCGAAGTCATGCTGGCCGGGCACCTCAAGGAGTGGACGAAGCGTTACCCGGAGGTGACGGTCCGCCCGGTGCTGGAGTGCAATCATCCCGCCCGACAGCTGCTCACCCACGCCGATAAGGCCCAGCTGCTCGTGGTCGGCAGCCATGGCCGCGGCGGCTTCGCCGGGATGTTGCTGGGATCGGTGAGTTCCGCGGTTGTCCACGCTGCCCGGATGCCGGTGATCGTCGCCCGAGCGGACTGA
- a CDS encoding WS/DGAT/MGAT family O-acyltransferase — MERLSPLDSAFLEAEDSDRHVSLALGAVAVMDGPMPEFDSVGAAIAERVARVERFRQVLQVHRLDLGAPHWAEDPTFDPHRHIHRAALPHGGDDQALFRFVADVMERRLDRDRPLWECWIIEGVAGGRWGLLMKMHHCIADGIATMQMFAGLSDSGSPDTFATDIRASRVTASAPDVRGVVLNPLEWPGALWHVATTLTDTASRSVAGALQIAGGLLNPAAESSLTGPVTTMRRFSAAHVRLRDVERIQSRFDVTLNDVALAAITSSYRDALIRRGEEPQKTSLRTLVPVSVRATDAMNLTDNRVSLMLPLLPVDKDDPLEQLQSVRHRLTRSKKAGQREAVSIFVTAVGALPFALTAWAARALMRLPQRGVVTFATNVPGPRRRLKIMGCRVARILPIPPIALQLRTGIAILSYADSLYFGITADYDAAPDVDELARGIEQAIDRLVALTERP; from the coding sequence ATGGAACGACTATCGCCTCTGGATTCGGCGTTTCTCGAAGCCGAGGATTCCGACCGACACGTGAGCCTTGCCCTCGGGGCGGTGGCGGTGATGGATGGCCCGATGCCGGAATTCGACAGTGTTGGCGCCGCGATCGCGGAGCGGGTCGCTCGGGTCGAGCGCTTCCGGCAGGTGTTGCAGGTACACCGTCTCGATCTGGGCGCCCCGCACTGGGCGGAGGATCCCACGTTCGACCCGCATCGCCATATTCATCGGGCCGCCCTTCCACACGGTGGTGACGACCAGGCACTGTTCCGGTTCGTCGCCGATGTCATGGAACGCCGGCTCGACCGGGACCGGCCGCTGTGGGAATGCTGGATCATCGAAGGTGTGGCCGGCGGCCGCTGGGGTCTGCTGATGAAGATGCACCACTGCATCGCAGACGGTATCGCGACCATGCAGATGTTCGCCGGCCTCAGTGATTCGGGAAGCCCGGACACGTTCGCCACCGACATCCGGGCGTCCAGAGTGACTGCCAGCGCCCCCGACGTGCGTGGAGTGGTGCTGAATCCGCTGGAATGGCCGGGGGCACTCTGGCATGTCGCCACGACCCTCACCGATACGGCGTCACGGTCGGTCGCAGGTGCGTTGCAGATCGCCGGGGGACTGCTGAACCCGGCAGCAGAATCGTCGCTGACGGGACCGGTGACGACGATGAGGCGGTTCAGCGCCGCACATGTTCGACTTCGCGACGTGGAGCGAATTCAGAGCAGGTTCGATGTCACGCTCAACGACGTCGCCCTGGCCGCCATCACCTCCAGCTACCGGGATGCCCTGATTCGCCGCGGAGAAGAGCCGCAGAAGACGTCGCTTCGGACCTTGGTACCGGTGTCCGTACGCGCCACCGACGCAATGAATCTCACCGACAATCGGGTATCGCTGATGCTCCCGTTGCTCCCCGTCGACAAAGACGATCCGCTGGAGCAGCTTCAATCGGTGCGCCACCGACTGACCAGGTCGAAGAAGGCCGGCCAACGTGAGGCGGTGAGCATCTTCGTCACCGCGGTCGGCGCGCTGCCCTTCGCCCTGACGGCATGGGCGGCCAGGGCATTGATGCGGCTCCCGCAACGAGGTGTCGTGACGTTCGCGACGAACGTTCCCGGGCCGCGCCGGCGCCTGAAGATCATGGGCTGCAGGGTGGCGCGAATACTCCCCATTCCACCCATCGCGCTCCAGTTGCGCACGGGTATCGCGATTCTGAGCTACGCCGACAGTCTGTACTTCGGCATCACCGCCGACTACGACGCTGCGCCGGATGTCGATGAGCTGGCGCGGGGAATCGAACAAGCGATTGACCGGCTTGTCGCACTGACCGAACGCCCGTAG
- a CDS encoding Crp/Fnr family transcriptional regulator, with amino-acid sequence MKYTYRTCSQPPLVRAARVDQQFATVAQLPSLRATSPSSAWASVLSHSWLLDEPTAQDALCIDEVFGKYFHLADFPSGKQIYHQGDPGDRVYVIISGLVKVSCTLANGTEVVRGLMGAGDVVGELAVFDPGPRSQTATCQTLVRAAWLTRESVRRLTRQHPDLAQRWLQALAAHIRSREAEITSMLAADVSTRVARQIILLAERFGESADGYVRVRHTLTRHEFAQLAGARREAVSQALAKFVERGLLITTPGGFDIIDLSDLRRRAHSAFPELGTSVIGRFDTAVARR; translated from the coding sequence GTGAAGTACACCTATCGAACGTGCTCTCAACCGCCGTTGGTGCGCGCGGCCCGGGTCGATCAGCAATTCGCGACGGTGGCACAGCTTCCGTCGTTGCGTGCGACGAGCCCGTCCTCAGCCTGGGCAAGCGTCCTGTCACACAGTTGGCTGCTCGACGAGCCGACAGCTCAAGACGCCCTTTGCATCGATGAGGTGTTCGGAAAGTACTTCCATCTCGCGGATTTCCCTTCGGGTAAGCAGATCTACCACCAAGGCGATCCAGGCGACCGGGTGTACGTGATCATCTCGGGCTTGGTCAAGGTGTCGTGCACGCTGGCCAACGGGACCGAAGTGGTGCGTGGCTTGATGGGTGCCGGCGATGTGGTCGGCGAACTTGCGGTCTTCGATCCCGGTCCGCGCAGTCAGACCGCAACGTGCCAAACCCTGGTTCGGGCAGCGTGGTTGACCAGGGAGTCGGTTCGTCGGCTGACGCGACAACATCCCGACCTGGCCCAGCGCTGGTTGCAGGCGCTCGCTGCGCACATACGCAGCCGCGAGGCGGAGATCACCAGCATGCTGGCCGCCGACGTATCGACCCGGGTTGCCCGCCAGATCATCTTGCTGGCCGAGCGATTCGGCGAGAGTGCCGACGGGTATGTGCGCGTGCGGCACACACTCACGCGTCATGAGTTCGCTCAGCTCGCCGGCGCCAGACGGGAGGCGGTGAGCCAAGCACTTGCGAAGTTCGTCGAGCGCGGCCTGCTCATCACCACACCGGGCGGCTTCGACATCATCGACCTGAGCGATCTGCGACGCCGCGCCCACTCGGCGTTTCCAGAACTCGGGACCTCGGTCATCGGACGATTCGACACCGCGGTGGCACGGAGGTGA
- a CDS encoding bifunctional lysylphosphatidylglycerol flippase/synthetase MprF codes for MNEDCVTEVTTPTRFPTGSARRHTSWAGVALLAVCAAALLFALHRAGQTARGITRMDVVAVSSAAVIVVHGRVLGRPFTALHAGFAGALVLTGVFIGLSGHPGGAILGVVAAAVVFVWPSDSRYEPAALEAVSVLVDQTRDDPLAPFAMAPGKSYVFSGDGAAAVAYRAVAGFAVVSGDPIGDPARYGEVVGDFAALCRAHGWRIVVLGASAHQVGMWQSDLVPGPRLRAISFGRDVVVDVDRFDLVGRSKRNLRQAVNRSHNAHVTTEVLMERDLDDALKRELLEVIDTSHKNTHRGFSMMLGRALSGRYPGVLLIIARGKTGRVEAFQRYVSAGNGSDLSLDLPWRRPDAPNGVDERLAVDMIAWAKEHGFQRVSLSFAPFPDLFASASSNAALRILRLLAHAGDRVVKLESLYRYLRKFDAMSERRYVLLPLIGVLPAAAVLLALEFAPHRDLRD; via the coding sequence ATGAACGAGGACTGCGTTACCGAGGTGACGACGCCGACCCGCTTCCCGACGGGGAGCGCACGGCGGCACACCTCCTGGGCCGGGGTTGCCCTTCTCGCCGTCTGTGCGGCCGCATTGTTGTTCGCTCTGCACCGTGCGGGTCAGACGGCTCGCGGAATCACCCGGATGGACGTCGTGGCCGTGTCCTCGGCGGCGGTCATCGTCGTCCACGGGCGCGTCCTCGGGCGCCCGTTCACCGCACTGCACGCGGGATTTGCCGGGGCACTGGTGCTCACCGGGGTGTTCATCGGCCTCAGCGGGCACCCCGGCGGTGCGATCCTGGGTGTCGTCGCGGCGGCGGTTGTCTTTGTGTGGCCCAGCGATTCCAGATATGAGCCGGCGGCACTGGAGGCGGTGTCGGTGCTCGTCGACCAGACGCGCGACGATCCGTTGGCTCCGTTTGCGATGGCGCCGGGGAAGAGCTACGTCTTCTCCGGAGACGGGGCTGCCGCAGTGGCGTACCGCGCAGTGGCGGGGTTCGCGGTCGTCAGCGGCGATCCGATCGGCGACCCGGCACGCTACGGCGAGGTGGTCGGTGATTTCGCCGCACTGTGCCGGGCCCACGGTTGGCGAATCGTGGTGCTGGGCGCCTCGGCGCACCAGGTGGGCATGTGGCAGAGCGACCTGGTCCCGGGTCCGCGCTTGCGGGCGATCTCCTTCGGTCGCGATGTCGTCGTCGATGTCGATCGGTTCGATCTGGTCGGCAGATCGAAGCGGAATCTGCGGCAGGCCGTCAACCGCAGCCATAACGCTCATGTGACCACAGAAGTACTGATGGAACGCGATCTGGATGACGCCCTGAAACGTGAACTACTCGAAGTGATCGACACATCGCACAAGAACACGCACCGGGGCTTCTCGATGATGCTCGGTCGTGCGCTGTCGGGCCGTTACCCGGGTGTGTTGCTGATCATCGCCCGTGGCAAGACCGGGCGAGTAGAGGCGTTTCAACGCTATGTCAGTGCGGGCAACGGGAGCGATCTGAGCCTGGATCTGCCCTGGCGGCGGCCGGACGCGCCGAACGGAGTCGATGAGCGGCTGGCCGTGGACATGATCGCCTGGGCAAAGGAGCATGGTTTCCAACGGGTTTCGCTGTCCTTCGCGCCGTTTCCCGACCTGTTCGCAAGTGCCTCCAGCAATGCGGCGCTGCGAATCCTCAGGCTGCTCGCCCATGCCGGTGATCGGGTCGTCAAGCTCGAATCGCTGTATCGCTACCTGCGAAAGTTCGACGCGATGTCGGAGCGCCGCTACGTGTTGCTTCCCTTGATCGGCGTTCTTCCCGCCGCGGCGGTCTTGCTGGCACTCGAATTCGCCCCGCACCGTGATCTGCGGGATTGA
- a CDS encoding wax ester/triacylglycerol synthase domain-containing protein, translating to MVAFLRSSDAFIWSIGTDARFRSTIVTLILLDSTPDFASVADRFEAISRMAPMFRKRVVPSPWPAPPRWEPDPEFDLAFHLRRVGAPRSGDLDGVLELARLAAMADFDAAHPLWEATLIEGMAGGGAALLCRMNHALTDGVGAVEIGRLLFDDLAQGRPLPTPKQPDLLQLTRMAAGALFGSMRAGPALVVEAMLRPVATFGMAGALTASVWRTTRPRRRRSPMMQKRGSIRELVMHEVSKDALHRAAEIAGGSLNDAFLAAVSGGLGRYHAEHGVSVEELVVMMPINLRTKTDQVGGNRTTLMRFAVPTGPADSAVRIRKIHELTGAQRAEKTVPVTPLIAGALNLVPDWYTRSLFQNVDFLASDVPGFPTPVSLAGAAVRRQYAFAPTLGTAVNITLLSYGDVCAFGINVDTAAIPDVAAFRDCLIESFDEVLALDA from the coding sequence ATGGTTGCCTTCCTGAGGAGCAGCGACGCGTTCATCTGGTCGATCGGGACCGATGCACGATTCAGATCGACGATCGTGACGCTGATTCTGCTCGACAGCACACCGGACTTCGCCAGCGTGGCCGATCGGTTCGAGGCCATCAGCCGCATGGCGCCGATGTTCCGTAAGCGTGTGGTGCCGTCACCGTGGCCGGCACCACCACGCTGGGAACCCGATCCCGAGTTCGACCTGGCTTTCCATCTACGTCGGGTGGGCGCGCCCCGTTCGGGGGACCTCGACGGGGTCCTGGAGTTGGCGCGGCTCGCCGCGATGGCCGACTTCGACGCAGCTCATCCGCTGTGGGAGGCAACGCTCATCGAGGGAATGGCCGGTGGGGGAGCGGCCCTGCTCTGCCGGATGAACCATGCGCTGACCGACGGTGTCGGGGCGGTGGAGATCGGTCGGCTGCTGTTCGACGACCTGGCGCAGGGGCGGCCGCTGCCGACACCGAAGCAACCTGATCTGCTGCAGCTGACGCGGATGGCTGCAGGCGCACTGTTCGGCTCAATGCGCGCCGGGCCGGCACTTGTCGTCGAGGCGATGTTGCGGCCGGTGGCGACGTTCGGCATGGCGGGGGCGTTGACGGCCTCGGTATGGCGGACCACTCGTCCACGCCGCCGCAGATCACCGATGATGCAGAAACGCGGCAGCATTCGAGAGCTGGTCATGCATGAGGTGTCCAAGGACGCACTTCACCGGGCGGCGGAGATCGCCGGCGGCTCGCTCAATGACGCCTTCCTCGCAGCGGTCTCCGGCGGTCTCGGTCGCTACCACGCCGAACACGGGGTGTCCGTGGAGGAGTTGGTGGTGATGATGCCCATCAACCTTCGCACCAAAACCGACCAGGTCGGTGGCAACCGGACCACGCTGATGCGGTTCGCCGTCCCCACCGGTCCCGCCGATTCCGCGGTGCGCATCCGGAAGATCCATGAACTGACCGGCGCCCAACGGGCGGAGAAGACGGTGCCGGTCACACCCCTCATCGCCGGTGCGCTCAACCTCGTGCCTGACTGGTATACCCGGTCACTGTTTCAAAACGTCGACTTCCTGGCCAGCGATGTGCCCGGATTCCCCACGCCGGTCAGCCTGGCTGGTGCCGCGGTGCGCAGGCAGTACGCGTTCGCCCCGACGCTGGGTACGGCGGTCAACATCACCCTCTTGAGCTACGGTGACGTCTGCGCCTTCGGGATCAATGTCGACACCGCCGCCATCCCGGATGTCGCGGCCTTCCGCGACTGCCTGATCGAGAGTTTCGACGAGGTGCTCGCGCTCGATGCCTGA